GGGATTCCGTGCAACAGGTGACCTTGTATGGGCTGGACCGGACATAGAACAACGGGACAGTATCTGTCCCATAGCCTACGATCGGGACGGACAGTGTCTCAAGGAGTTCCAGGGTCTTGGGCACGTCAAGAATCGACTTAGGGCCCGAGCAGACAACCACCATGCTGCAGACCGCGAGAGCCAGCAGGTCCGCGGAGATGTCACCGGTTGCCTCGACCCCTCGGTGAACACCGCCTATGCCGCCGGTAGCCATAACCCCGATACCCACGGCCGACGCAACAGTGCACGTACCCGAGACCGTACAGCCCCCAGAAAGGCCGAGCGCAGCCGCCACTGCCAACTCCCGCCGGCCGATCTTGGCCGCGTCGGGCATCTCAGCAAGCCGGCGGATCTCGCTCCTTCCCATCCCAACCTTGACCGTTCCATCCAACACCCCGATGGTGGCCGGGACCGCCCCCGCAGCACGTACCTCCTCCTCCGCCGCCACAGCGACATCGTAGTTCTCCGGCCTGGGCAGGCCGTGAGTGAGGATCGTGGTCTCCAGGGCACATACAGGCTCCCCGGACTCCAACGCCTCTTGAACTGCCGATGAGATGCTGACCCACCCAGGGACCATGGTCTCACTCCTTTCGGCGGAAGTCCTCACAGTAATTATCTCAGAAGGTCTGTAGAATGCCAACACTGTCCAGAAGGGGAGCTTGCCCACGAGGTCGAATAGTAGATCATTTACACCCAAATTCGAACACGGAGGAACTCCCAAACCATGAGCCACAGACCCATAAACTTAGGGCTTCTGGGATTCGGCACTGTAGGAACAGGAGTGTATCGAGTCCTCAAGGAAAACAGCAACGAGATCGCAGCCAGGACCGGCGCCCCCATTCTGGTCAAGAGAGTCCTGATTCGCGACCCGGCCAAGGAGCGAAACGTGCCCTACCCAGAGGGGATGATGACCACCGACCCGGAGGATGTCCTGTCGGATCCGGAAATCGATATAATCGTTGAAGTCATCGGTAATTCGCACCCTGCACTTGAGTACATCCTGCGGGCTGTCGAGTCCGGCAGACACGTAGTCACCGCCAATAAAGAGGCGATCGCCAAATTCGGAGACAGGATCTTCGACGCCGCTGCCAAGTCCGGCGTGGACATCCGGTTCGAGGGCAGTGTGGCCGGAGGCATCCCTATCATCAAATCCATCAAAGACAGTCTGGCAGCCAACCGCATAGAGAGCATCGTCGGAATCGTAAACGGTACGACCAACTACATACTCACGAAGATGACGGAGCAAGGCGCGGAATTCGCCCAGGCTCTTTCTGAAGCGCAGAGGCTGGGTTATGCAGAAGCAGACCCTGCGAACGATGTAGACGGTCATGACGCAGCCTACAAGCTCGCCATCCTCGCCTCGGTGGCGTTCGGAGTCCCGGTGCATCCGCAAATGGTCTGTCGAGAGGGTATAACCAGAATCACTGCCTCCGACATCAAGTACGCGGCTGAGCTGGGATACGTTGTCAAGCTCCTGGCGGTGGCGAGGAATCGGGCGGGTGCCCTTGAGCTATCGGTCGGGCCATCGCTCGTGAGGCGATCGCACCCACTAGCGGCAGTATCGGGGTCGTACAACGCAGTGTTCGTCCAAGGAAACGCTTCAGGAGATCTGGTGTTTTCGGGGCGGGGCGCGGGTGATCTCCCGACAGCGAGTGCGGTAGTCGCAGACATTATCGAGATCGCCGAGGGGATAGTGAACCGACGAGGAGCACACAACTGGCGCTATGCAGGGAGCAAGGCGAAGGTCTTTCCGCCCGATGACGTGCTCGGCGGGTTCTACGTGCGCACCGTCGTAGACGACCGCCCCGGGGTTCTCGCCGGCATAGCCCAAGTGTTCGCCGACAACATGGTGAGCCTGCAATCGGTCATCCAGAAAGGACGACAGGACCCTGTGGACTTGGTCTTTGTGACTCACTCCGGGCGCGTGGGGGCACTCAGGGCAGCAGTGGAGAGAATCCGTGAATTCTCGTTCGTGCATGAGGTACCCGCAGTAATCAGGACCATGGAAGACCCGGACTGACCGGAGACCGGATGAGCGAGGCCGCGTCAGTCCCGGTCCGGGCTATCCACAGTCACCAACACACGGTTGGGCAGGCATGCGGCGAAGTCACCCTCCCGAGAAAGCCATCCCATGCTGATGCATATCTTGTCAGGGCAAGGAGAGGCGATGACCCGGGCGCGTAGGCCGTCTACCTCAATCTCGGTTGTGCCGAGCGGGCCTGAGACTTCCAACACGCGGCGGGGCCCGTCCTCCGTCAGGCGGATCGTATCCACCACAGTCTCACGGTCTCGACCAATAGTGGAGATCCGAAGTACTCCGCCGCCTGCCCGGCGCCGACGGGGAGTGTGCCCCGACCAGATAAGGCCGGTGCCTACCAGAAGAATGATGCATATCAACATCAATTTGGAGATATGAGGTCTAGTTACCATCAGGGCTCCTCCAAAGTGGCATCACCCGCGCGAGTACTGGAGAAAGGCGATCGCATACGAGACCGATGAATACCCCGGTCAGCATGGAGGCACCCAGGAGAACGGGCAGGTATGCCAGAAGTGCCGGATGCCTGATGAGGATGGCCGCCACGCCCAGCTGAGC
This sequence is a window from Bacillota bacterium. Protein-coding genes within it:
- a CDS encoding pseudouridine-5'-phosphate glycosidase, yielding MVPGWVSISSAVQEALESGEPVCALETTILTHGLPRPENYDVAVAAEEEVRAAGAVPATIGVLDGTVKVGMGRSEIRRLAEMPDAAKIGRRELAVAAALGLSGGCTVSGTCTVASAVGIGVMATGGIGGVHRGVEATGDISADLLALAVCSMVVVCSGPKSILDVPKTLELLETLSVPIVGYGTDTVPLFYVRSSPYKVTCCTESPAQIGRIARAARDLGLAGAVLVVNPVPEDAAMDSSRLEESLRRGESSAQREGISGQRVTPYLLDWIHRETHGASLRANVALMKSNARLAGLIARHLAKV
- a CDS encoding homoserine dehydrogenase; translated protein: MSHRPINLGLLGFGTVGTGVYRVLKENSNEIAARTGAPILVKRVLIRDPAKERNVPYPEGMMTTDPEDVLSDPEIDIIVEVIGNSHPALEYILRAVESGRHVVTANKEAIAKFGDRIFDAAAKSGVDIRFEGSVAGGIPIIKSIKDSLAANRIESIVGIVNGTTNYILTKMTEQGAEFAQALSEAQRLGYAEADPANDVDGHDAAYKLAILASVAFGVPVHPQMVCREGITRITASDIKYAAELGYVVKLLAVARNRAGALELSVGPSLVRRSHPLAAVSGSYNAVFVQGNASGDLVFSGRGAGDLPTASAVVADIIEIAEGIVNRRGAHNWRYAGSKAKVFPPDDVLGGFYVRTVVDDRPGVLAGIAQVFADNMVSLQSVIQKGRQDPVDLVFVTHSGRVGALRAAVERIREFSFVHEVPAVIRTMEDPD
- a CDS encoding NusG domain II-containing protein, producing MVTRPHISKLMLICIILLVGTGLIWSGHTPRRRRAGGGVLRISTIGRDRETVVDTIRLTEDGPRRVLEVSGPLGTTEIEVDGLRARVIASPCPDKICISMGWLSREGDFAACLPNRVLVTVDSPDRD